Proteins from one Rhineura floridana isolate rRhiFlo1 chromosome 16, rRhiFlo1.hap2, whole genome shotgun sequence genomic window:
- the LOC133371112 gene encoding uncharacterized LOC128031833 homolog: MDSLTEPRLTAPSLPAPHLEHYSVLHCTMTLDVQTVVVFAVIVVLLLVNVVLMFFLGTR, from the coding sequence ATGGACAGTCTCACCGAGCCGAGGTTGACAGCGCCGAGCCTCCCGGCTCCGCACCTGGAGCACTACAGCGTGCTGCACTGCACCATGACCTTGGACGTGCAGACGGTGGTGGTCTTCGCTGTCATCGTCGTCCTGCTTCTGGTCAATGTCGTCCTCATGTTCTTCTTGGGCACCCGCTGA